The following proteins are co-located in the Maridesulfovibrio sp. genome:
- a CDS encoding type 1 glutamine amidotransferase domain-containing protein, which translates to MKLSGQRVLMFIDNVFEDMELLYPYYRLIEEGAEVVVAGPEYGEVYTGKNGYPFSSTAAIEDMNADDFDLMVIAGGFAPDKLRRDPKVLELTRQIHEAGKVVAHICHGGWIPISAKIMKGYKCTSTPGIKDDLENAGATWIDEEVVVDRNQVSSRKPDDLPAFCREIIRLAAK; encoded by the coding sequence ATGAAACTTAGCGGCCAGCGTGTTTTGATGTTTATCGACAATGTTTTTGAAGATATGGAACTTCTCTATCCTTACTACCGTCTGATTGAGGAAGGTGCGGAAGTTGTTGTCGCCGGTCCTGAATACGGCGAGGTTTATACTGGCAAAAACGGTTATCCCTTCAGCTCTACAGCGGCAATTGAAGATATGAATGCGGATGATTTTGATCTGATGGTCATCGCCGGAGGATTTGCCCCGGACAAGCTGCGTCGTGATCCAAAGGTGCTGGAACTTACCCGTCAAATCCACGAGGCCGGAAAAGTCGTGGCCCACATCTGCCACGGAGGTTGGATTCCCATTTCCGCCAAGATTATGAAGGGATACAAATGCACCTCCACCCCCGGAATTAAGGATGATCTTGAGAATGCGGGGGCAACATGGATAGATGAAGAGGTCGTCGTTGACCGTAATCAGGTTTCATCACGCAAACCCGACGATCTGCCCGCTTTCTGCCGCGAGATAATCAGGCTCGCAGCCAAGTAA
- a CDS encoding DUF2798 domain-containing protein: protein MSGCLSLINFGISQKWLLSWGRSFLFAWPLALVLSLFFGKRIFLISRRLARIGVKREQV from the coding sequence ATGTCGGGGTGCTTATCCCTGATCAATTTTGGCATATCGCAGAAGTGGCTTTTGAGCTGGGGGCGCAGTTTTTTGTTTGCCTGGCCCCTGGCATTGGTTCTCAGTCTTTTTTTTGGTAAACGGATTTTTCTGATTTCTCGAAGGTTGGCACGTATCGGTGTCAAAAGGGAACAAGTATGA
- a CDS encoding TetR/AcrR family transcriptional regulator has protein sequence MSKAYVNYQRKRELISLVAWELFSQKGFSVTSMDDVAKAANVTKQTVYRYFPSKLELFKAVLESYAQKAPKNYDFGQGDLAEELYGFAMHFMRFHISPEYLGTMRLLVSEARENTELGAIFYANGPKKSGAMLSTFLRENISGIADADHAASLFVAMLHHVRTPLLLGLCDSVTEEELDKHARYSVDIFLHGCMSKV, from the coding sequence ATGAGTAAGGCGTATGTAAATTACCAGCGCAAGCGCGAGTTGATATCGCTGGTTGCCTGGGAGCTGTTTTCGCAAAAGGGGTTTTCCGTTACCAGCATGGACGATGTAGCCAAAGCTGCTAACGTAACCAAGCAGACAGTCTATCGATATTTTCCTTCGAAGCTTGAGTTGTTCAAAGCTGTGCTGGAATCATATGCACAAAAAGCCCCGAAGAATTATGACTTCGGACAGGGTGATTTGGCGGAAGAATTGTATGGTTTTGCTATGCATTTTATGCGATTCCACATCTCCCCCGAATATCTGGGGACCATGCGCCTGCTGGTGAGTGAAGCAAGGGAAAATACAGAGCTGGGGGCAATCTTTTATGCCAATGGTCCCAAGAAGTCCGGAGCTATGCTGAGTACTTTTTTGAGGGAAAATATTTCCGGTATTGCAGATGCTGACCATGCCGCCTCACTGTTTGTTGCCATGCTGCATCATGTGCGAACTCCTCTGCTTCTGGGGCTTTGTGATTCTGTTACTGAGGAAGAGCTTGATAAACATGCCCGGTATTCCGTGGATATTTTTCTTCATGGGTGCATGTCTAAAGTGTAA
- a CDS encoding cupin domain-containing protein, whose protein sequence is MTDTLKDIKAASEYITPPGHVLFSALRLAGRIDDQIADCSVADIAPGGGGPNPHHTHEHDHLFVVLAGCVEVKIDEDTIRLSPYESLLVPGNKLHSVWNTSEAHAKVLGISLNRGSEF, encoded by the coding sequence ATGACAGACACTTTAAAAGATATCAAAGCTGCTTCAGAATACATAACTCCTCCCGGACATGTATTGTTTTCAGCACTGCGGCTGGCCGGGCGCATTGATGATCAGATTGCTGATTGTTCTGTTGCCGATATTGCTCCCGGAGGAGGCGGTCCTAATCCGCATCATACCCATGAACACGACCACCTTTTTGTAGTTCTTGCCGGGTGTGTGGAGGTTAAAATAGATGAGGACACAATCAGGTTGTCACCCTATGAGTCTCTACTTGTTCCCGGAAATAAACTTCATAGTGTCTGGAATACTTCTGAAGCTCACGCCAAGGTTTTGGGGATAAGTTTGAACAGGGGCAGTGAATTTTAA